A genomic region of Cytobacillus luteolus contains the following coding sequences:
- a CDS encoding YuzD family protein: MPTKEVEIIVYGAEVLCPSCVNLPSSKETYEWLDAAIARKFPEQAFTISYVDIYNPPEDSTKKEFAVRVIEEDMFYPVVVIEDEIVGEGSPKLKTIYKELEKYGYVQAGI; encoded by the coding sequence ATGCCAACAAAAGAAGTCGAAATTATCGTATATGGTGCAGAGGTTTTATGTCCAAGTTGTGTAAATTTACCATCTTCCAAAGAAACATATGAATGGCTAGATGCTGCGATTGCAAGAAAGTTTCCTGAACAGGCCTTTACTATATCTTATGTTGATATTTATAATCCACCTGAAGATTCTACAAAAAAAGAATTTGCTGTTAGGGTTATTGAAGAGGATATGTTTTATCCGGTCGTTGTGATTGAGGATGAAATTGTTGGAGAAGGAAGTCCCAAATTAAAAACTATATACAAAGAACTTGAGAAATATGGTTACGTTCAAGCTGGAATCTAA
- a CDS encoding YuzB family protein: MMPIIEFCVSNLASGAQRALEKLEKDPNLDIIEYGCLSYCGKCASTLFALVNGEVVTGDDPDSLVDNIYKFLEENDMY; this comes from the coding sequence ATGATGCCAATAATAGAGTTTTGTGTTAGTAATTTAGCAAGTGGGGCACAAAGGGCACTGGAAAAACTAGAAAAAGATCCTAATCTTGATATTATTGAATATGGTTGCCTTAGCTACTGTGGAAAATGTGCTAGCACATTGTTTGCTTTAGTAAATGGAGAAGTTGTTACTGGTGATGATCCTGATTCATTAGTAGATAATATATATAAGTTTTTAGAAGAGAATGATATGTATTAA
- a CDS encoding NifU family protein has product MSVEASMVEQVQEVLDKLRPFLLRDGGDCELVDIEDGVVKLRLLGACGSCPSSTITLKAGIERALLEEVPGVVEVEQVF; this is encoded by the coding sequence ATGTCTGTAGAAGCAAGTATGGTTGAACAAGTTCAGGAAGTATTAGATAAACTTCGTCCATTCCTATTACGTGATGGTGGAGACTGCGAATTAGTTGATATAGAAGATGGTGTTGTTAAATTACGCCTTCTAGGGGCTTGTGGAAGCTGCCCAAGTTCAACAATCACATTAAAAGCTGGTATCGAGCGTGCATTATTAGAAGAGGTACCTGGTGTTGTAGAAGTAGAGCAAGTTTTCTAA
- a CDS encoding NAD(P)/FAD-dependent oxidoreductase, with amino-acid sequence MKNLVILGGGYGGMRMLQRLLPNQLPEDIEITLIDRVPYHCLKTEYYALAAGTISDQHIRVTFPEHPRLNVKYAEVTKVDLDTKKVHLKEQEAVKYDDLVIGLGCNDKYHNVPGAEEFTHSIQTIDSSRTTYQKLNNLGPGAVVAIVGGGLSGVELASELNESRPDLQVKLFDRGSRILSMFPERLSNYVENWFIERGVEIINHANITKVEEKQLFNQDEAVPVDVIVWTAGIQPSKVVRDLEVEKDVSGRVVLTPQHNIPGNENVYVVGDCASLPHAPSAQLAEGQAEQIVQVLVKRWKNEEPPSEFPAIKLKGVLGSLGKKHGFGLVAERAITGRVPRLLKSGVLWMYKYHNG; translated from the coding sequence ATGAAAAATCTAGTCATACTCGGTGGAGGATATGGTGGAATGAGAATGCTACAACGCCTTCTACCAAATCAGCTACCAGAAGATATCGAAATTACCCTTATTGATAGAGTACCATATCATTGTTTAAAAACGGAATATTATGCACTTGCAGCTGGTACAATTTCAGACCAACACATTCGCGTAACTTTCCCTGAACACCCGCGTCTGAACGTCAAATATGCGGAAGTAACTAAGGTTGATTTAGACACTAAAAAAGTACACTTAAAAGAACAAGAAGCAGTTAAATACGATGACCTAGTGATTGGCCTGGGTTGTAACGACAAATATCATAATGTACCTGGAGCTGAAGAGTTTACTCACAGTATTCAAACCATCGATAGTTCACGTACAACCTACCAAAAGTTAAACAATCTTGGTCCAGGAGCAGTTGTAGCGATTGTAGGCGGTGGACTAAGCGGAGTTGAGTTAGCTAGTGAATTAAATGAGAGCCGACCGGACTTACAGGTTAAACTTTTTGATCGTGGGAGCCGTATCCTTTCAATGTTCCCAGAACGTCTTAGTAATTATGTAGAAAATTGGTTTATTGAGCGCGGAGTTGAAATCATTAATCATGCAAATATAACAAAAGTTGAAGAAAAACAACTTTTTAATCAGGATGAAGCAGTTCCTGTTGATGTTATTGTATGGACAGCTGGAATACAACCTAGCAAGGTTGTAAGGGACTTAGAGGTTGAGAAGGATGTTAGTGGACGTGTAGTTTTAACCCCACAGCACAATATTCCGGGTAATGAAAATGTTTATGTAGTTGGTGACTGTGCGAGCTTACCTCATGCACCTAGTGCTCAATTAGCTGAGGGTCAGGCTGAACAAATCGTTCAAGTACTTGTTAAACGCTGGAAAAACGAAGAGCCACCTAGTGAATTCCCAGCAATAAAATTAAAAGGTGTTCTTGGCTCATTAGGGAAAAAACACGGTTTCGGACTAGTTGCTGAGCGAGCAATTACAGGACGTGTTCCGAGGTTATTAAAGTCCGGGGTATTATGGATGTACAAATATCATAACGGATGA